The following is a genomic window from Paenibacillus thiaminolyticus.
AAATCAGAACTTTGCTGATAGTATCGCAGCTTGCCTAAGCCCGATAATGAAAAGCGAGGAAAGCAAACAGAAAGACAGGGGGGGTGGAATAAGACAGTGAACAGCCAATAGACAGCACGCTAATGAAACCGGTTCCCCAAACCGTTGAAATGCATCGTGCCCACCGTAATCATATTTTATTATCAACAGCTAAGAATCGAGGTTGATCGCATGATTTCCTTTTTGAAGCCTAGAGTAAGCGCTGCCAAGGTTCCGCCCGAGCAAGTCCAAAAAACGTATAAGCGCTTCCGGGTCCAATCCTTGCTTGGTGTTTTCTTCGGCTACATGGCCTATTACATCGTTCGCAACAATTTTGCCTTATCGACGCCTCATCTTCAAAACGACCTCCACCTCAGCGCGACGGAAGTCGGTCTGCTGAGCAGCTGCATGCTCATTGCCTATGGAATCAGTAAAGGCCTGATGAGCAGCCTTGCGGATAAAGCCGATCCGAAAAGGTATATGGCGTTAGGCCTTCTCATGTGCGCGTTGGTCAATATTATGCTGGGCTTCTCTACGGCATTCTGGATGTTCGCCGGGCTCGTCATCTTGAACGGCATCTTTCAGGGAATGGGAGTCGGCCCCAGCTTCATCACGATCGCGAACTGGTTCCCGCGCAGACAGAGAGGCGTCGTCGGCGCCATCTGGAACATCTCGCATAATATCGGCGGCGGGATCGTTGCCCCTGTCGTTGGCGTCGGCTTCGCCATGCTTGGCCAGGAGCACTGGCAAGCGGCAAGCTATCAAGTGCCGGCGGCGGTTGCCATCGTGTTCGCCTTGATCGTATTGGCACTGACGAAGGGCTCTCCGGTCAATGAAGGCTTGCCGCCATTGAATGAAATGGTTCAAGATGACTCCGATCCGGCGATGAATGTCAAATCGGATTCCAAGCCGCCGGAAGATATGACCGTCTGGCAAATTTTCAAAAGTTATGTCTTGTTCAATAAAAACGCGTGGTTCGTCTCGTTCGTCGATGTATTCGTATACATGGTGCGCTTCGGTATTATCAGTTGGCTGCCGATCTATCTTTTGAATGTGAAAAATTTCACCAAAGCAGAGATGAGCGTCGCCTTTCTGTTTTTCGAATGGGCGGCCATCCCTTCCACGCTTCTGGTCGGGTACGTATCGGACCGGTTCTTCAAGGGGTACCGCATGCCGCCGGCTATCATTGCCATGGTCTTGATTTTCTTCTGCATCATCGGCTACTGGCAGAGCGGGTCGCTGGTGGTCACGACCATCTTCGCGGCCATCATCGGATGTCTGATTTACATTCCGCAGTTCCTCGCTTCCGTGCAGACGTTGGAGGTCGTGCCCCCCTTTGCCGTTGGATCGGCGGTAGGTTTGCGCGGATTTATGAGCTATATTTTGGGCGCTTCCTTAGGGACTACCCTCTTCGGGTTCATGGTGGACCGGGTGGGCTGGAACGGCGGCTTCTATGTATTGCTGACCGCCGTAGTTTGCTGCATTATTTTCTGTATTCTGACCCATATGGGGGCCAAGGAAATGGAGCGTAACAAGCAGCAAGCTGTGAAATCGTAAGTTCAGTTCAGAGAAGCTCCTCCCGGGCAGATGCCCGACAGGAGCTTCTTGTCGTGCGGGCGGTGCTTGTGTCAAGAATGTTATTGGAGCTGGATGGTTTCAGCATAACTGTAGGGTATCAACTCATCATTCTGTGTTTCCTTCCAAGCCAATGTATCATGAGCAAAATCACTGATTTTACCTGAACCATAATATTCAAAATATTTTTGTACAAAACTTATCACTTCATGTTCTTGCGAAGTGAATAATTCATGTTCAAATTCCTCTAGCGAGGTAATTGTTATTCTGGTGAATCCATCCCGTTCCTCTTCCGTAGAAATCGAAATTTGATTCAATCCTTCAAGACATCCCAACACCATTTCATAATCTTTGGGGACAGGGCCGAATGGCTTGTGTATATACGGTACACCACTGATCGACATTCGATTTCGTTTGTACATCAAAAAGTCAGCATACCATAGAAGCTTCATCAGCTTGGTTTTTAAAACTCCCTCCTGCCCGAAGTAGAAAATCATATGAAAAAACTTCTTCATATTGACCGCAGAAAATCCATTATTGACGGTGTTTTGGAAGGGTTTATATATCATTTCGAAGAGTTGCGAAGACATTCGTTCCAATTCATTTTCGGAAAAAAGCTGTGTAAACTTTTTCTCCACGGCATGCTGTTCTTCAGAAGTGAGCCTTACCTTGTTTTCTTCGTAGAACTTCAATATGGACTCTGGATTATTCTTTAGTAACTTCAGAACATGAATTTGGGTTGTTGAGGGCGAAGAACTTCCGCTTTCATACCTTTTTATCGTAGCAATTCCCATGTTCAAGATTTTTGAAAAGAGCGATTGAGTCAGGCCGAACTGCTGGCGTAACTCTTTAATCGACTCCGCATTGATCGAATGTTTATTTTCATATGCCTGGCTTAATTTTTTCAAGGTTTCCGTGCCCAATTTCTCATCGGTAACGTCATTTCCGCATATGTTACATTTCATATACTGCTCAATAATATCAAATGGCTCCTTCCGGAATGTATACCTTGCTTCTCTTTCAAGAACCTCGACCTCACGTTCACATTGGCAATGATCGCAGAATCTGATTCTATTGTCATATTTCATAAGTGGCCCTCCATCATGTAATCGCTTCTTGACGAGCGTAATCTCCACCCGCCCTAAGGTTCATCTTCGTGGAAGGATAGACATACGCATCCACGTCTTTCGGTTTCATCTTTCAGCTTAATATAAGCCATAATTCCGTTAATTTCGTTTTTGAAGACCCATATTACTAGACCACTAGCTATATCCCCATAATCAAGACTTGGTCCAGAATGATAATGGGTAGGTTCAAGGTCCAATACACATTCCCAAGCCTCTTCAACATCTGTAAGCCCTAGGTCTGCAAGATGCTGAAGATACGACACGCCGTTCCGAGTCCGTGCTACAAAATGTCTCCGACCTGTACGAATAAATTCCTTCATCTTAGTTAAAAACTGTTCCTTAGATAAATCACTCACTCACGACGGCCCTCCTTATAACCTCCCCAATGAAGTATCATTTGATACCAAAATTTTATCACAAACTCCCTAAAGTATCAATTGATACAAAAAAATTTATACATTATATATAATAAATAGGCCCCGGTTCCGCCTGCACGGAACCGGGGCCTTATAGAGAGGAAGAGGACTACCGTAAGTTAGGGCGAAGCCGGAATCGTAATCTCCACGATCCGATCCTCGCTGTTCGTCAGCGACGAGACGCGGTATTCCAGCGAAGCGGGAAGACCGAGCATCGCTACCATGTCATGCAGATCCGATCGGAGCTGCAGCTCGTCGCCTTCATACCGAAGCTGCATCCGCTCGCTGCCGGACTCGAGGGCCGTCTGGAACCGCTCGGCCAGGGTGGAGGCGTCATGAACGGCGCGTTCGGCCAGGAGCACGTCCGGGCTCCATACCTTCTCCAGTTGGCGGGCGAAGCTGCTCAGCGCGCCGCCCTCCGCCTTCATCTGATCGACGGCCAACGCATAGGCCCGGTCGGCGGCCGGAGCCTGCTCCGCCGTCCAGATATGATCGCCCCGCATCTCTTCATCGGTGCGCAAATAATACGTATACCGAATCTGGCCGTCCCGGTTAGGCAGCGGGTCGTCCCAAGTCGCATCCAAGTGGTACCATGAACCGTCCAGCTGCACCAGATTCCAAGCATGCAGCGTGCCGCCCGCCTCGCCTTCGATAATTTGGCCCGGAATGCCCGCTTCAATCAGCATGGCATGTACCAGCAGCGCGTAGCCCTGGCACACGGTCTTGCCCTCGGTCAGCGCTTCGTACGCCGTGAACTTGGTCATTCCCTCGTCGTAGGTGAGATGGCTTACGACATAGTCGTGTATCGCTTTCACCTTCTGATGCGGCGAATCATCCGGGGCCGTAATCTCCTGCACAATCTCATGGGCGCGGTTCAAGACGAACTGCGTTTGTTCCCGCGTTTCTCTATATTCGACATATACGGTGACGAGCGCATAATCGACGCTCCCTTTCCATTGGAACGAATACTTGCTTACGTTGTACCTGATAAATGGATCAGAATGAAGCGCGGCCGACAACGCTTCCGTCACCTGCGCCGTCAGCGTGTCCGTACTGCCTTCATAACGGAAAGAGGAGATACCCTCCCGCTCCGTGAACCGTTCCTCGAACCATTTCGTCATCGCCTTCGCATCATTCAGCACGACTTCGAAGGGACGGGCTTCCACCGTCGGCCACAGGGCTAGTCCGGCCACTACGCTGACGATGAAGCAGCCCAAGAGCAGAATACGCAATACGGAGAACGAGGAGCGCCGTCTTGGCCGCTTCCGGATAGCCGTTCCCTCATCGTATTCCCCGCCCAATCGCACGTCTGCATCAACCAATCCGCAACCCACCTTTCCATCCGGCGGTGTTGTCCGCCTTTGGTGGTTCGTATCGTACCATATGGGTTTTGCAGATGCTGTCTAGTTATGGAAGGCGCTCCGCCGTTCCCGTTCTCTGACGATTCTATTCCGCTCGACAGTGTCCATCAGCAACAGTGCGGGTTCCGGCTTGTTCCGCCTGGACATCCCTTTCCCCCCTTCCTGGAAAAAGACGAGCCGTAGCGAATCGATGCGGCATTTGCCTATAAAAAAATGCGCAACCAGCCTAAAAAAACGGTTGCGCATCATCGGATTCAAGTTAATAATGTCTGCCGCGCCGCAGGCGCCCGCTCCGGATAAGAACAAGGCATCTCGGCCGACAGCCCCAGATGCCAGCGGAAGAACGGGAGCACCTCCGGCCAGAAGCGGGGATCCTGCTCCGAGCAGCTATGCCCCGGACTGTCGACGAAGACGTGCTGCTGCGGATACGCCAGCCGGGTCAGAATCCCTTCCAGTTCCCCGGCCGGGATGAAGCCGTCCCCCCGGGAATGCACCATCAACACCGGCACCCGGCCTTCCGTCCGGCCCTCGTTGTCGGACAGCGAGCGGGCCAGATCCAGCTCTTCATAGACCGACACGGGAATCTGGGAGCGGTACAGCCAGATACGCGGAATAACCGTAGCGAGCGGATAAGACGGCAGCCGCCGGCGGCGCAGCTCCGCAGCGACCAGGGTCAATGGGCGCGCAGGCATGGAATCTGTCACCAGCGCCTGCACATCGAGTCCGCTATCGAGCGCCATGACGGCGCCGAAGCCGCCCAACGAATGGCCGAGCACCCCGATTCGCTCCGGCTCGACGTCGGAACGGGTGCGCACATATCGAACCGCGGCGAGCAGGTCATCGCGGAACAAAAGCGGCGAAGGGGCCTTGACCGCCCCGCTGTCTCCATGGCTGCTGACATCATACAGCAGCAGATTGAAGCCGGCATCCGCCAGCGGATAAGCGTAGCGGAGCACGCGCTCGCGGTTCGAGCCCCATCCGTGGCACAGGATGATGACCGGAGCACGCTTCGCCGGCGTGTTCCCCTTGCCCCAGACGAACCAGCCATGCAGCGTGGCGCATCCGTCGAAGGAGACGCGCTCGAACGGGCGCTCCGGCTCATTCCGCACCGGCAATTGCCGTGGAGACTGGCTCTTCACCGCCAGCGTCCAGGTTCCTCCGGCGAGGCAGCCCAGCGCGGCCATCGCCCCCATGCTGTAGGACCACAGATCAGTCATCTCTGTCATATTCATATCGCCTCACTTTCCGGTTCATCCATCCCATCGGTGCCGCAGCCGTCGTTGCATGTCCGGCATGCATTGGGAGCGGCGATGTGCAGGATCGTTTGTTGAAAATCTTCTTATATCAGCAGCCGCCACAATGGCTATCCTTCCCGAAATCAATTTACTTTTATTGTATACCATATGTCCAAATTTTCCTAGATTTACGGCTCAAGATGCCATAAAAGCAAGCTTGCAAAGGGATCAACCGCTGCCTTCCGGAAAACATCCATTTGCTGCGGTTCGTTTCCACGAACTCCAACATCCTAAATTTTGCCGTAACTGTTCAAATATTGCGATAGAAAACCGATAACTTCAGTATTATGGCGAGATGCCCGTGCTGCCCGCCAAGCGGCCCCGGCACGCATCTACCCCTTGAGGGAGAAAGGAAGGATTGAATATGAATGTATCTGCGGTATCTGCAGGCGGCCTAGCCAGCACTGGCAGCGGTGCAGCCAGCGGCATCGACCGGCAAATTGAAAGGCTCAATAAACGAAAAGCCGTCATTGCGGAGAAAATGTTGGCCGTCGCTACGGGCGACGATGAACAAAAGGTGAAGGACGAAAAAATAAAGGCGCTCAAGATGGAGATGCAAGTCATTGACATGCAAATTCAGCAGCTGCTGAAGAAAAAAATGGAGATGGAGAAGAAAAAACAAGACCCGACCCAAGCAGACGAGGGGGATATCGGGCCTTCGATTAGCGAACTGATTCAACCGGACAATAAGCCGCAGGGCGATTCTGTTTTTATTGATTTGAAGCTCTAGTCCGGGGGTTCCTCCCCGCAATAGGAAGCTCCCTTCGCGCGCTCCGGCATCTCGCTTGCGGTTCATCGCAGCGCCCCATGCCGGAGCCCCCGAAGGGGCGATCTCTCCTCCGCTGCCGTCTTCGCCCTTGTGCGGGGACTCGACTCTCCTTTGGCAGCAGCGTCTCTCTCGAATCAGCTAGCAGCAGCAGTTCTGCCGCATGGTTCCGCTATCCCAAGGTCCGGGCAAGCCGGACGAAGCGGGCGGCATGTTCTGCCATCCCCGCGTAATTGCCGGAACGGATGTCCTCGCCCCGGACGAGCTTCGAGCCAAGCCCGAATGCCGAGGCGCCAGCCGCGGCATAAGCTTCCATCGTCGACAGATCGACGCCGCCAGTCGCCATAATCGGAATATGGGCCAGCGGACCGCGAATCTCGCGGATATAATTCGGCCCCAGCGTGCCAAGCGGGAACAGCTTGACCGCCTTGGCCCCGGCATTCCACGCCCGCACGATCTCCGTCGGGGTCAGCACACCGGGCCATACATCGACGCCGCGCGCAGCAGCATAGTCGATGACGGCCTCGTCCAGATTCGGCGAGATGAGGAACTCCGCTCCCGCCGCCAATGCCTCTCGGGCCATATCGGCATCCAGCACCGTACCTGCGCCGATGAAGGCGCGCCCCTCGAACCGATTCCGCCACCGGCGAATGATATCCGGAGCGCCTTCGGTATTCATGGTGACCTCCATGAACCGGATCCCGCCGGTTACCAGCGCTTCCCCTGCCTGATCGGCAGCTTCTCCGGTAAAGCCGCGGAATATGGCGACAATCCTTTCCTGCAGCATGAGTGAGGTTAGATCTTCCTTGCGAGCCGGATACTCCATCCTTCCGCCTCCTTCCCGGCACTTCTTATCGTGACAGCCGATAGGGCTGTTCGTTCGCTTCGCATGGAGGCGAGGCTCCAATCGTTATATGATCCCCTCGCCCGTCTGCCGCAGCTTCTCGGCCCGGCGCTTGGCGAAGGCCGCGCTGCCGATGACGCCTCCGTCATCGATTAATTCGCCCTGGCGAATCGTGAGCCGCTCCAGATAGCCGTGATAGACGGAGCGGGACAGCGTCTCCCGCACCGGCTTCAACAGCCGGTCGCCGGCCATGGCGCCGCCGCCGCCGATGACGATGACATCCGGGCTCAGCAGCGAGATGGAATATGACAGTCCAGTTCCGAGCACCTGGCCGGTATATTCCATAATCTCGATGGCGAGCGCATCTCCTTCGTCATATGCCTGCGAGACATCGGCCGCAGACAGTTCTCCCCGCTCGTACGGGCCGCGCAGCAGGCTCTCGCGTCCTCCCTCCAGCGCTTGCTTCGCTTGGCGCACGATGCCTGTCGCGGAGACCACCGTCTCCAGGCACCCGGTCAGCCCGCATCCGCACGGGGTCGTCTCGCCCGGAATGGCGACATGGCCCAGTTCTCCCGCCATGAAGCCGCTTCCGTAATAGAGCTCCCCTTGCACGACGGTAGCTGCCGCCAATCCGGTCCCGATGGTGACGCCATGCACGACGCCCGCGCCCCGGCCGGCTCCGCTCATCGCCTCGCCATAGACGTACATCCGGACATCGTTATCGATGAATACCGGCACGCCGACCTTAGCGCTAAGCCGTCCGGAGACATCTACATTATTCCATTTCAGATTGGACGCGAAGATGCTCACGCCGCGCTCCGGATCGATGAACCCCGGGATTCCGGCGCCGACAGCCAGGAGAAGGCTGCGATCCGCGTCGAACTGAACGAACAGCTCATCAATCATATTGGCGATCTTGTCCAACACATGGTCGACGCCAAGCGCCGATTCCGTAGGCCGCTTCAGCTTTCCAACCATTTCATACCGCTCATTTACCAGGCCGCACACGATATTCGTGCCGCCGACATCGATCCCTACCATATATTGCATCCTGGTCTCCTGCCCTTCCTTCTTGTTCGATAGCTCTGTTTGATCCGTATTATAGCACGAGAGGCGCCGATCTTTTGCGTGAATACATCACCGGATTACAAATTTCCCGCAAACGATGAGGGAGGGCTTCAGCCGGCAAGCCCGGTTCAAAGGCGCAACCGGTGCCTGCAGCTGCCTTCGACGGCGGAACTGCAGCATTTTCCTCCAATTTGCCTCAAAATCGCCTTAATCTTGGAATCATAATAGAAGACGCGGGGACAGCAAATCGTTATAATGATACTGTGATGTATATCACTACATATGGAAGGCTAGATTTGGTTATAGATGTGCAATCAGGAGCAACGCTCAACCATCGGTTCAAGAGGTGATTATTCATGACATACGTCGATATCAGTTCCATAAGCCCGCAGTTGTTCGTGACGGTGCTGTTTTTTCTGCTCATCGTGTGTCCGCTCGTCAGTCTGGGGATCGTCCGTCTCTTTCAGCAGCGTGTGAAGATCGGCATCACCTACATTGCTTCCGCCATCGTCTCTTACGTCGTCTTTCTAATCGCTGCCGAATTTGTGCACAAGACATGGGGGTAACGGGGCACCCCGTCATACCGTTCGTCCGGAGCATCCTTGCGGATAAGGATGCTTTTTTTGATCCAATCGCCACATCAATGGGACAGGCAAGAACCTGTTGCAACGGCACAAAGCCCCCGCCGCCAATTCCCCCGCCTGCAGGGCGGAGAAAAAGCGATGAGGGCTAAGCATTACATCATTCGCTGCCGTCGTTCTCGATGGGCGGAATTTCTAATTCGGGATCGACGGAGTCATTATCTTCCTTCGGCTGCTCAGGCTTCTTCACCTGCAAGCCCGCCTTCTCGTAGAAGGCCGATTTGAGCGTATTGAACTGCGTCGTGTAATCGTTGAACTGCGTCTTCAATTCTTCGACCTGGCGGTAAGCTTCATTCCGCTCCGCGACCGCCTTATTGATCGACTTCAGCTTCGTATCCTCCGACTTCAGCTGCTCGTACAGCGACTGCTCATGTTCAATCCACTTCTCGTAGCTCTCGAAGAGCGACTTGAACGTGTCATACCGCTTCACATACGCTTGATAGGCTTCTTCCGCCGGCTTCTTCAGCTCCTCTTCCTTCAGATTCGCGATGATGCCGTCCATCTCGCCAATCTGATCGCGCGCCTCGTCCAACTGGGCCTTCATCTGCTCCAGCACCTGCTTGCGCTCGGCGAGCGCCTGATTCGTATTGTCGATCAGCGTCTGCACGTTACGGTTATCCTGCTTGCCTTGATTAATAATGGAAATGTATTGCTTCTCATCTTTATCTTCAAGGGTTTTCAGCGAGCTCATCGCGGCCGGCACGTTCACTTCCGTCGACGAAGCCTTCTCGAACCGGTCGAAAATTTGCGTCGTCGGCGATGCGCCGCATCCTGATATCGCCACGGCGATGGACAATATAGCCGCCGCTGCCCCCCATGTTCTCAATCCTGCCACTCTTCGTACCTCCCTAGTTCCTGCTACAGACGCTTGTCATGATGGAAATTGCAGGCAAAGTGGGCGTTCGGATCATAGACCTCGAACTCATACCCTTTGCTCTGGATATACTCGATAATTGACGGCAAAGCAGCCAGTGTCTGTTCGCGATCATGCATCAGGATGACCTCCACGTCCTCCGTCAGTCCGGCCTTGACCTGCTCCAGAATCCGATTCGGCTGCCCGACATATTGCCAGTCCAGCGAATCGAGCGTCCAGTCCCACATCTTGAATCCGGCCTGCGCGATATCGCCGCGGAATGATTTCCCAATCTGCGGAGCGCTGCCGTATGGAGCCCGGATAAGCGTCGGTGTCACGCCGGTCAGATCGTTGACGATGCCTTGGGCTTCCTGGAATTCCTTGATGAAATTCCCTGAACCGCCGCTCTTATACAACTTGTTGTAATCATGGGACATGCTGTGAAGGCCCGGATAATGGCCGTCTTCCACGATACGCTTCACCGCGTCGGGATAGGTTCTCATATTGTCGCCAAGCATGAAGAACGTTGCCTTGATACCGTTTTTGTCCAACAGATCCAGCATGTCGTTCGAATACTTGCTTGGTCCGTCATCGAATGTAAGATAGGCGACCTTGCGGGTCATGCCGTTATATTCCTTCGGCACTTCCTTCTCGACCGCTGCCGAGGCGAATGCGGCTACTTCCGTGACAACCAGTTCACTGCCGGTCGCCGACGCGGTGCCGGTGCCTATCAGACTCTTGGCGACCGAATAAGCACCATAGCAAATGCCAATAACGAGCAGCAACAATACCGTCCGCCCGATCCATCTCTTCTTGCTCTTCCGCTTCCGTGTGTTTCTCGACATCACGTTTCGATCATTCATGCTCAATCTCCACTTCCTTCTCCTTCTTTCGACACTACTATAATACAAGTCTAGCATTTTGACATTACAGAAACATGACAAAAAGGGAAAATAAGCGGGATTAATATAAACAATGTTGTTACCATTACATAGAAAAGATATGGTAGGAATCGAGAGTCGTTCGGATAGAAAAACGAGGACAATCTAGTAAAAGAAAGGAAGCGCCCCAACTATTTATATTCATGGCATGCCAAAAAAATGACCCGGGAACGAAGCCCGGGTCATTCCTGAGCGGCGTCTTCATCGCCGCCTTCTCCTAGCGATGGATGACATGCTGTGGAGAGCCTATCAGATAGGCACGAATATTATCGGCAGCGATCGCGAGCAGGCGTTGGCGGGCTGCTTGCGAAGCCCAGGCCATATGGGGCGTGACGATAAGCCGCTGATGGGGCATGAGCAGCGGATGCGATGCCGAAGGCGGCTCCTCCGCGAGCACATCCAGCAGGACGCCGCAGAGCCGCCCTTCCCGCAGCGCGCCGGCCACCTCCTGCTCATGCAGCAGCCCGCCGCGGGACGTATTAATGAGCACCGCCGTCCGCTTCATCTTCCCGATGAAGGTCCGGTTGACCATGCCGCGCGTCTCTTCGGTCAGCGGACAATGCAGCGACACGACATCCGCCTCGGCCAGCAGTTCATCCTGACTGACGAACCGAATCCCGGCTTCGCCTGCCGGCACCGTGCGGGTGGTTGCGATGACATCCATCCCGAATGCCCGGGCCAGCCCGGCCACCTTGCGCCCGATCTGCCCGTAGCCGATGATGCCGAACGTCTTGCCGGCCAATTCCGTCTGCGGCGACAGCCCGTAGCTGAAGTCCGGCTGGCGGGACCAGCGGCCCCGCTTCACCGAGCGATCATGGGCTTCCACCCGGTGGCACCAGGCAAGGAGCAGGGCGAAGACGAATTGGGCGACATTGTCCGCGCCGTACCCCGGGACGTTCGTCACGGTGATGCCCAGCGACTGCGCCGCATCGACATCGACGATGTCATAGCCAGTCGCCAGCACGCCGATATAACGGAGCGACGGCAGCTTCCGCAGCGTCTCCGCAGTCAGCGGCGTCTTGTTCGTCAGCACGATATCCGCCCCTTGCGCCCGGGCATCAATCTCCTTCCTCTCCGTGCGCGGATACACCTCCACCTGCACTTCGGCCGCTGGAATACACGCCGCCTCCGCGACCGCTGCGCGCAGCACGTCCCAGCTCAGATCGCCGGGATTGAGCGCATGGCCGTCCAATATGACGATCCGCATCGCGGCTCTCGCCCCCTTCTCCTTTTCGCTTGCGCTTCCTTATTCGCCGTTCTGCTTCGCCAGCGCGGCCTTGAGCAGATCGCCCAGATTGTTGCCGAGCGGCTCCTGCTTCTCGAATTGCTTGACCAGCTTCCGCTCTTCATGCTTCTTGATTCGGCCGCCGCCTTCCTCCAGCTTCTCCGTAATGTTGCAAGGAAGGCACTGCACGAATTTGCCGGCTTTGCCGATTTTGAACTCCATTTTTTTATGGCATTGCGGGCAGCGCCGGTTCGACAGATTCTTCTCCTCCGAGCGCCGGTACTCGCATGATTTGTTGGAGCAGACGAGCCACTTGCCCCGCTTCCCCTTGCGCTCCATCAGCCGCGATCCGCACTCCGGGCAATGGCTGCTCGTCAGGTTATGCGGCTTATACTCCGCCTGGCTCCGCTTCACTTCGCTCACGAGCTGTTCCGTCATCTTGCGGATATCCGTCATGAAGGCAGACGTCTGAGCCGAACCGCGGGCAATCTGCTCCAGCTCGCGCTCCCACTGTGCCGTCAACTCCGGCGAACGAAGCTGCTCGGACACGAGGTTGATGAGCTGGGTCCCCTTGCCGGTCGGCTGGAGCGAAGAGCCTTGGCGTTCGATCGTGTCGGAGGAGACCAGCTTCTCGATGATATCCGCCCGGGTCGCCGGCGTGCCGAGTCCGTATTTCTCCATCTGGGTAAGCAGCGTAGCTTCGGTATATCTTGCAGGCGGCTTCGTCCGTCCGCGGCGGGTAAGGACGCGCTTCGCCTGCAGCCGTTGGCCCTGGGTGAGGCTCGGCAGGCGCTGCTCGGCCCTGCCCGCTTCGTCGGCATCGTCATCGTCATCCGCCAGCTCCCAATCGTTCTCATACGCCTTTTTCCAGCCGTTGTCGATGACCGTCTTGCCTTTCGCATGCAGCTGCTCCCCGCCCATGCCGATCGTGACCGCGACTTGCTCGTAACGGACCGGGGGCAAGAACAAGGCGAGGAAGCGGCGCGCGATGAGATCATAGAGCTTGCGCTCCTCCGGCGACAGATTGGCCAGCCGCAGCGGCTCATCCGTAGGAATGATGGCGTGATGATCCGTCACCTTCGCATCATCGACGATGCGCTTCGTTACATGCAGCTTCCCGCGCAGGAGCGGCTTCGCGATCGCGGCGTACGGGCCAACGGCCATCGCATCCAGCCGCTCGGGCAGCGTCCCCGTCATATCGGAAGACAGATACCGGCTGTCCGTGCGCGGATACGTTACGAGCTTGTGCTGCTCGTACAGCCGCTGCAGCACATTCGACGTCTGCTTCGCGGAGAAGCCGTAGCGCCGGTTCGCGTCCCGCTGCAGCTCGGTCAAATCGTAAGCGAGCGGATGCGGCTCGCTCTTCTCCGACTTCTTCAAGCCGGAGATCAGCGCCTCGCGCCCTCTCAGCTTCTCGGTCAGCGCCGCAGCCTCTTCCAGCCGGAACAGGCGGGCATCCCCGCCCGGGGCGCGCCATGCGGCCTCGAAGCCGCCGAAGTCAGCGTGC
Proteins encoded in this region:
- a CDS encoding ROK family protein codes for the protein MQYMVGIDVGGTNIVCGLVNERYEMVGKLKRPTESALGVDHVLDKIANMIDELFVQFDADRSLLLAVGAGIPGFIDPERGVSIFASNLKWNNVDVSGRLSAKVGVPVFIDNDVRMYVYGEAMSGAGRGAGVVHGVTIGTGLAAATVVQGELYYGSGFMAGELGHVAIPGETTPCGCGLTGCLETVVSATGIVRQAKQALEGGRESLLRGPYERGELSAADVSQAYDEGDALAIEIMEYTGQVLGTGLSYSISLLSPDVIVIGGGGAMAGDRLLKPVRETLSRSVYHGYLERLTIRQGELIDDGGVIGSAAFAKRRAEKLRQTGEGII
- a CDS encoding YkyA family protein; this translates as MAGLRTWGAAAAILSIAVAISGCGASPTTQIFDRFEKASSTEVNVPAAMSSLKTLEDKDEKQYISIINQGKQDNRNVQTLIDNTNQALAERKQVLEQMKAQLDEARDQIGEMDGIIANLKEEELKKPAEEAYQAYVKRYDTFKSLFESYEKWIEHEQSLYEQLKSEDTKLKSINKAVAERNEAYRQVEELKTQFNDYTTQFNTLKSAFYEKAGLQVKKPEQPKEDNDSVDPELEIPPIENDGSE
- a CDS encoding polysaccharide deacetylase family protein, translating into MNDRNVMSRNTRKRKSKKRWIGRTVLLLLVIGICYGAYSVAKSLIGTGTASATGSELVVTEVAAFASAAVEKEVPKEYNGMTRKVAYLTFDDGPSKYSNDMLDLLDKNGIKATFFMLGDNMRTYPDAVKRIVEDGHYPGLHSMSHDYNKLYKSGGSGNFIKEFQEAQGIVNDLTGVTPTLIRAPYGSAPQIGKSFRGDIAQAGFKMWDWTLDSLDWQYVGQPNRILEQVKAGLTEDVEVILMHDREQTLAALPSIIEYIQSKGYEFEVYDPNAHFACNFHHDKRL
- a CDS encoding D-2-hydroxyacid dehydrogenase; its protein translation is MRIVILDGHALNPGDLSWDVLRAAVAEAACIPAAEVQVEVYPRTERKEIDARAQGADIVLTNKTPLTAETLRKLPSLRYIGVLATGYDIVDVDAAQSLGITVTNVPGYGADNVAQFVFALLLAWCHRVEAHDRSVKRGRWSRQPDFSYGLSPQTELAGKTFGIIGYGQIGRKVAGLARAFGMDVIATTRTVPAGEAGIRFVSQDELLAEADVVSLHCPLTEETRGMVNRTFIGKMKRTAVLINTSRGGLLHEQEVAGALREGRLCGVLLDVLAEEPPSASHPLLMPHQRLIVTPHMAWASQAARQRLLAIAADNIRAYLIGSPQHVIHR
- a CDS encoding DNA topoisomerase III; translated protein: MKSLVLAEKPSVARELARVLGCRNSHKTYFEGPDYVVTWALGHLVGLAEPEDYDKNYQTWRLEDLPIIPDRMRLKVLRESSHQFKAVQQLCKRQDLKDLIVATDAAREGELLARWIMQMVKWNKPFHRLWISSQTDKAIREGFRQLKPGKAFDRLYESARCRAEADWLIGLNVTRALTTKFETPLSAGRVQTPTLAMLMKREQEIREFQSQEYETVHADFGGFEAAWRAPGGDARLFRLEEAAALTEKLRGREALISGLKKSEKSEPHPLAYDLTELQRDANRRYGFSAKQTSNVLQRLYEQHKLVTYPRTDSRYLSSDMTGTLPERLDAMAVGPYAAIAKPLLRGKLHVTKRIVDDAKVTDHHAIIPTDEPLRLANLSPEERKLYDLIARRFLALFLPPVRYEQVAVTIGMGGEQLHAKGKTVIDNGWKKAYENDWELADDDDDADEAGRAEQRLPSLTQGQRLQAKRVLTRRGRTKPPARYTEATLLTQMEKYGLGTPATRADIIEKLVSSDTIERQGSSLQPTGKGTQLINLVSEQLRSPELTAQWERELEQIARGSAQTSAFMTDIRKMTEQLVSEVKRSQAEYKPHNLTSSHCPECGSRLMERKGKRGKWLVCSNKSCEYRRSEEKNLSNRRCPQCHKKMEFKIGKAGKFVQCLPCNITEKLEEGGGRIKKHEERKLVKQFEKQEPLGNNLGDLLKAALAKQNGE